Proteins from a genomic interval of Methanothermobacter tenebrarum:
- a CDS encoding BPL-N domain-containing protein: IGKINYQSLIYAYSRIINFYNTNGRLPNYVTIKNVGIARDPNSIKEVRVLIYSGYDASTNCVNGIKYCLDAVKLNSVKFTYATSTVINSNVLASYDVLVMPGGTSGLSYLRNPNISASAIKSFVSNGGGYLGICAGAYAASIAVDGYYGGWGLADVRCKAVEYEGNLNISITSAGASILGLSGTQTICHCNGAAMYAVGAATSLATYADSKTGYEGYIAAVADTYGSGRVILCGPHPELTPRIPQMVVKMIAWLAKVT; this comes from the coding sequence GCATTGGCAAAATAAACTACCAAAGCCTAATCTACGCCTACAGCAGGATAATAAACTTCTACAACACCAACGGAAGACTACCAAATTATGTGACAATAAAAAATGTTGGCATTGCAAGGGACCCGAACAGTATAAAGGAAGTTAGGGTGTTAATTTACAGTGGCTATGACGCTTCAACAAATTGCGTGAATGGTATAAAATATTGTCTAGATGCTGTTAAACTCAATTCAGTGAAGTTCACCTATGCTACGAGTACTGTTATAAATTCAAATGTCCTTGCATCCTATGACGTTCTAGTGATGCCTGGTGGTACTTCTGGCTTAAGTTATCTGAGGAACCCGAATATCAGCGCTTCGGCGATCAAGTCGTTCGTAAGTAATGGTGGGGGATACCTTGGAATATGTGCAGGTGCATATGCAGCTTCAATAGCAGTTGACGGATACTATGGCGGTTGGGGACTTGCAGATGTACGATGTAAGGCTGTAGAATATGAGGGTAATCTGAATATTTCCATCACGTCTGCTGGGGCGAGTATTTTAGGTCTCAGCGGAACCCAGACAATTTGTCATTGCAATGGAGCTGCAATGTATGCGGTAGGGGCAGCAACCAGCCTCGCCACCTATGCTGATAGTAAAACAGGATACGAGGGGTATATTGCTGCTGTAGCAGATACTTATGGTTCTGGTAGGGTTATATTATGCGGACCTCATCCAGAATTAACTCCCAGAATCCCCCAGATGGTTGTTAAGATGATAGCATGGCTTGCAAAGGTGACATAA